Genomic DNA from Modestobacter versicolor:
GGCGGCGCCGCCGGGGCTGCCCAGGTCGGAGAAGAACTCCACGTTGGCGTTGTAGAAGTCCTTCCACTTGTCCGGGACGTCGTCCTCGTAGTAGATGGCCTCCACCGGGCAGACCGGCTCGCAGGCACCGCAGTCGACGCACTCGTCGGGGTGGATGTAGAGCATCCGGTCGCCCTCGTAGATGCAGTCCACCGGACACTCGTCGATGCACGCCTTGTCGAGGACGTCGACGC
This window encodes:
- the fdxA gene encoding ferredoxin, whose amino-acid sequence is MTYVITQACVDVLDKACIDECPVDCIYEGDRMLYIHPDECVDCGACEPVCPVEAIYYEDDVPDKWKDFYNANVEFFSDLGSPGGAAKTGKIHKDHPLVAALPPQGEGH